A single Cannabis sativa cultivar Pink pepper isolate KNU-18-1 chromosome 7, ASM2916894v1, whole genome shotgun sequence DNA region contains:
- the LOC115697225 gene encoding large ribosomal subunit protein P2y yields the protein MKIIAAYMLAVLGGNADPSAADLKRILGSVGIEAEDEMINLLLSEVKGKDLTELIASGREKLASVPSGGGAVAFSAPAGGADAAPAAAAESKKEEKVEEKEESDEDDMIFSLFD from the exons ATGAAGATCATCGCTGCTTACATGTTGGCCGTTTTGGGTGGAAATGCTGATCCTTCCGCCGCTGATTTGAAGAGAATTCTCGGTTCAG TTGGAATTGAGGCTGAGGATGAGATGATTAACCTCCTTTTGTCTGAGGTCAAGGGCAAAGATCTGACAGAGCTAATTGCATCTGGAAGGGAGAAGCTAGCATCAGTCCCATCTGGTGGTGGTGCCGTTGCTTTCTCTGCACCCGCAGGTGGAGCCGACGCTGCCCCAGCTGCTGCTGCGGAGTCGAAGAAGGAAGAGAAGGTTGAAGAGAAGGAAGAATCAGACGAG GATGATATGATTTTCAGTCTCTTTGACTAG
- the LOC115696719 gene encoding probable carboxylesterase 2, which yields MRWVASHSSSGGGVRSPPAKEPWLKNHVDFNQIFLAGDSAGANIAHHLIYQISEQNPGRRLIKICGVASIQPYFWGKEAIGSEVHDLVQKSMVDQGWSVVCPSDKGNDDPLINVFPEEAPSLEGLETCPKILVVVAGKDILRDRGWLYYEIEKEKEIGIEAEDEMINLLLSEVMGGADVAPATAAESKKEEKVEEKEESDEDDMIFSLFD from the exons ATGAG GTGGGTCGCTTCACATTCCAGCAGCGGCGGTGGTGTCCGGTCTCCGCCCGCGAAGGAACCATGGCTGAAAAACCACGTTGATTTCAACCAGATTTTCCTCGCTGGAGATAGCGCCGGAGCCAACATTGCACACCACCTAATCTACCAAATATCAGAGCAGAACCCGGGTCGAAGACTGATCAAGATATGTGGGGTTGCTTCAATTCAGCCGTACTTTTGGGGAAAAGAAGCTATTGGGTCGGAGGTGCATGACTTAGTTCAGAAGAGTATGGTGGACCAAGGGTGGAGTGTGGTTTGCCCTTCAGACAAGGGAAATGATGACCCTCTCATAAACGTTTTTCCAGAGGAAGCTCCGAGCTTAGAAGGGTTAGAAACTTGTCCTAAGATATTGGTTGTTGTAGCAGGGAAAGACATATTGAGAGATCGTGGTTGGCTTTACTAcgaaatagaaaaagaaaaagaaa TTGGAATTGAGGCAGAGGATGAGATGATTAACCTCCTTTTGTCTGAGGTCATGG GTGGAGCCGACGTTGCCCCAGCTACTGCCGCGGAGTCGAAGAAGGAAGAGAAGgttgaagagaaagaagaatcaGACGAG GATGATATGATTTTCAGTCTCTTCGACTAG
- the LOC115697224 gene encoding large ribosomal subunit protein P2A — protein sequence MKIIAAYLLAVLGGNAAPSATDLKKILGSVGIEAEDEKISFLLSEVKGKDLTELIASGREKLASVPSGGGGGAVAYSAPTGGAAAPAAAAESKKEEKVEEKEESDDDMGFSLFD from the exons ATGAAGATCATCGCCGCTTACTTGTTAGCCGTTTTGGGTGGAAACGCTGCTCCTTCCGCCactgatttgaaaaaaattctcgGTTCAG TTGGAATTGAGGCAGAGGATGAGAAGATTAGCTTCCTCTTGTCTGAGGTTAAGGGCAAAGATCTCACTGAGCTAATTGCATCTGGAAGGGAGAAGCTAGCTTCAGTCCCatctggtggtggtggtggtgctgTTGCTTACTCTGCACCCACAGGTGGAGCCGCTGCCCCAGCTGCTGCAGCCGAGTCAAAGAAGGAAGAGAAGGTGGAAGAGAAGGAAGAATCAGATGAT GATATGGGTTTCAGTCTCTTCGACTAA